DNA sequence from the Acidobacteriota bacterium genome:
GCTCCGCTTGACGATGCTAACGTCGGACGTTTCGCCACTAAGATCGCGGAAATGTCTGAGAAGACACAGTTTATCGTGATTACTCACAACAAACGCACGATGGAGGCGGCAAGAGCCTTGTATGGCGTTACTATGCAGGAGGCTGGCGTCTCTAAGGTAGTTTCGGTTAAATTCGAGTAACCAACCGCATTCTTTAAGGCAGCATCAAAGACAATTGCTACGAGTAAAACTAGCTATTTTTCAAGACTTCGGTAGGATTGTCAGGAATGAAAATACCCACAAAACTATCCCTTTGCCTGCTGTTTATAGGGCTCTTAGCTATAACGGGAGCGGCACAAAAGAAAGCCAACGCAAGGGCTGTTCCAACGCCCCAGCCTACTCAGGAACCGACCGTTCCTGCGGCTGGCAAGCGTAATGAACGACCCGATACTGCTCCTTCGAAGTCCTCCAAAGAGAGCGAAACTTCCTCTCCAGCGACACACTTCTACGAATTCACACGCCCAGGCTTTTCCTACGGAGAGATCGTAATTGAGCACGATGATGTCGGGAAAGGAAAGATCTCCTTTCTAAAGGACGGATACGATGAGATGCTCACGGACCCGATCCAACTCTCGGCTGTCACCCTCAAAAAGATAACCGAAGTTCTTTCCGAGCTTAATTATCTCGATTCGACCGAGGATTATCAGTACATGCGTGACTATTCGCATCTTGGCAACCTTACATTTACGTTGAAGCAGGGTGGACGTGCGCGAACCGTCAAATATAACTGGACCGAGAATAAAGGAGCGAAAGCCCTGATGGACGAATATCGGCGGATCTCTAATGAATACACGTGGCGTTTTGAGATCCTGCTCGCGCGGCAGAACATGCCGCTTCAGACACCCAGCTTGATGGATGCCATTGATTCCTATTATCGCCGCGGCGAGATCTCAGATCCGGTTCACCTTGTGCCGTTCTTAACGGAACTTTCGAATGATGAACGGCTCCCTCTAATGGCTCGCAACCGCGGGACCAAGCTTATAAAAGAGATCGAAAAGAGCAAGAAGCCGTGACGGCTGAGAAAAGAAATGAGTTGCTCCGCGGAAATGTTCTTCCGCGTCGCAGCTTATTTTGTTCGCGCGCGTTGCTAGTTCGACAAAGGAGATCCGTCGGTCGGTACTCGAACACCAGGACCTAAGCCAGCGACCGGCGGACTGCCGCCTAGTTTATAATAGATCGCACCCATTTCGTTGCAATAAAAGGAAAGTGATCCTGTTTGTGTCGCCCCGGACGCTACGATTGGAGCCGCCATGACGTTCCAATTCGGCAGAGTTCCGCCTAATGAACCTGGGTCCTGATCGATCGAGAAACTGTATCCCGACTTAACGCACGGATCAGCCGCGCAGCCAAGAGATCTGTCAACGATACCGCTGCTGCTGAGCTGTGCCAGATTGTCGGCATAGAAGCCATTACCCTCGGTCGCACGGTAAGTCGCCTGAGCACCAAAAATTACCCGTACTGAGCTTACGGCGCTGGCCTCGTTGGCTGACCGCCGTGACGCCATAAGATTTGGAATAGCGATCGCCGCAATGATACCAATGATCACCACAACGATCAATAGTTCGATCAGTGAGAATCCTTGATCGAAGGATCCAGTGTGTTTACGCATAAAAATTTTCCTCAGAGAATGAGGAACCCCCGCCGACGTGGAAGTTCAATTTTTATGCCAGTTGATATACGAATAAAATCAACAACTTACGGAAGGAAAGAATCCGGGGAGTTAGGTAAAATGACAAAAAATGTTACAAAATAGTGACATTGCACGGGATATTCTTGCCATCGCTAGTATTCATTTGGGAAGAATTTAAGGTGTTTAAGTTACCTCGTTATCGTGCCGTCATCTGCTATCTTTGGAGCGTTCTGGCCGAAATCGGCGGTCGAGAGGCTTCGAACCAGACGCGTCGACGCACCGGTTGGTTCGAGAGCTGGAATGCCGCGGCCTTCGAGCTTGACGCTGTTGATCTTGCCGCTTATGAACCTTCCTTCGGCGTCGAGGGTTGTTTCGAGGATCATGCTCATCGCGGTTTCGCCAGCGAGTTGGAACCATCCATAGGTCGCGAAATTACCGAGCGAATATGCTATCAGGCGATCTTTGTAGATCTCTAGACCTCGCATGACGTGCGGGCCGTGGCCGAGAACCAGATCGGCTCCGGCGTCTATTACTGTGTGGGTGAATGCGGGTAGATTGCCACGGTTCTCGCCAAGAAAGATCTCGCTGCTGTTTGGTACGTGCTGCTTATCCGTACCCTCGGCTCCACCGTGAAAAGAGACAATGACCATATCCGCATTCTTGCTTGCCTCGACAACAAGAGATCGGGCTCCCGCGAGATCGTTAATGCTGGGCATGCCGTTGTTATGGCCGAAAGCAACGAAGCCTACACGCTTTCCTTTAACATCAAGATAGGCGATAGTCGCTGGCGGCTGCAGACTGCCCGCGTACTTTATGCCCTGTTCATCGAGAACTTTTTGGGTACTGATACGCCCAACTTCGCCAAAATCACCGGCATGGTTATTGGCAACGCTCATTACATCAAAGCCTGCGGCTTTAAGATATTTCCCATAACGCGTCGGGACGCGGAACGCGAAACACTTCGTTGAACCGGGTCTACATTTTGCAGATACGCCGGTGTCAGTGATCGGGCCTTCAAGATTACCAAATGCGATATCCGCTGCTGAAAGGATCGGTGTGACGTCCTTAAGCATATCGACGCCGTCATTCGGCGGCATTCGGCTGTCGTTAGGAAAGGGGGAACCGAGCATAATGTCACCTACGGCGGCAACGGTGATCGGTTCGGTGTTCTTTGGAGTAGCCTCGGCCTTCGGTTTTTCTCCGTTCACCGGTACTTCGCTTCCCACTATCTTTGGCTGGCATGCCATAACCGCCAAGGTAGAAAAAACGAGAGCAATGATCGTGATCGATGTGGACCGGAGGTGTTTCATACGGAGATTTTCGCACTAAATCGCTTTAATGCAAACTTCGGTGAGAAAAAATCCTAGCCCGAAAAACCAATAAAAGGCCACGAAACGTGGGAGCAACACTCTCTCCGTTTCGTGGCCTTTTAGTGTTATTTCGGGGTTCCCTATTCGGTTGCCGCGAACGTACTGTTCGTACCGATCGATAGCGATCCGTTGACCAGTTGAGCCTGCTCCAGGTTGTGAATAGCATACGAACCTGTCGCCGGCGATGCCGAGGCAGCCCGGCCGATGTAAGCGATCGTTTTGCCGGCTGGCAAGATATTTCGCAGACGCGGTTCAACGAACGTCCAGCCGCCCATATTTTGCGGTTCTTCCTGGGTCCAAACTACCTCAGTCGCATTTGGATACGATGCGAGAACCTCAGTTAGCTTGGAAGTAGGGAAGGGGTAGAACTGTTCCAACCGAACTACTGCTACATCAGTGCTGTCACTTGCCTCACGAGCAGCCTCGAGATCATAAAATACCTTTCCGCTGCACAGGACAATACGCTTTACATTTGACCTGTCCGTGATGCGAGCGTCGTCTATCACGGGCTGGAAGCCGCCATGCTCTAGTTCCGCCATCGTTGAGCTTGCGGCCGGAAGACGCAAAAGGCTCTTCGGTGTCATCACGATCAGCGGGCGAACGATATCCTGCTTGACCTGACGGCGAAGCAGATGGAAATACTGAGCCGGCGTCGTCGGATAGCAAACCTGCAAATTGTTCTCGGCGCAAAGCTGTAGATATCGCTCAAGACGTGCCGACGAATGCTCAGGTCCCTGGCCTTCGTAACCGTGCGGCAGCAGCATAACGAGACGGCATTTCTGCTGCCATTTATCCTCAGCCGCTGAAATGTACTGGTCGATCATGATCTGTGAGCCGTTTGAGAAATCGCCGAACTGAGCTTCCCACGCTACCAGGTGATCCTGCGAAATTACCGAATAGCCGTACTCAAAACCAAGCACACCGTATTCCGACAGTGAACTGTCGAAAATGTATGCCCGGGCAAACGGATTAGATTCATTCCTTAGTTCGTTGAGCGGAGCCCAGCGATCGCCGGTCATCGTGTCGTACATCGAGGCATGGCGCTGAGAGAAAGTTCCGCGACCGGAATCCTGTCCGCTGAAACGCACCGGGATACCTTCCAGAACCAGGGATCCGATCGCCATTGCTTCGCCAAAGCCCCAATCCATCGGAACTTCGCCGGCTCCCATCTTTGCACGCTTTGCCAACTGGCCGACCATTTTCGGATTGATGTTGAAATCCTCCGGCACAAGCGAGATCTTGTCAGAAACGCGTTTAAGTGTCTCTGCCGGAACGCCGGTCTCAAGTACGCCAGAACCGTCTTCATCAACCGGATGAGCCGCAAGAACAGCTCTCGCAGGTTTCTTTGCCGCGATCTCTTTCGCTCTCGCGAGAATACCTTCGTACTTTTCTACTACCCTGTCGGTCATCGCGGTCAAGTCGCTCTCGGTGATCACGCCTTCGCGGATCAATTGCTGAGCGTAAAGGTGACGCGTTCCGGGATGGGCTTTGACGCGGGCGTACATAACAGGCTGCGTATAGCTCGGTTCGTCGCCCTCGTTATGGCCGAGGCGGCGGAAACCGACCAGGTCGAGCACCACGTCTTTATCGAACTCGCGGCGGTAATCAAGGACGATCTGTACCACGCGGTATGCGGCTTCCGGGTCGTCGCCATTTATATGAAAAACTGGCGACTGCGTAGTATGAGCCGCGTCGGTCGAGTATATCGAACTACGGCTGAGGCCCGGCGAGGTTGTAAATCCGATCTGGTTGTTGATCACCATGTGGATCGTACCGCCCGTGCGGTAGCCTGGAAGCCCGGCGAGCTGAAGGGTTTCCATCACAACCCCTTGTCCGGCAAACGCGGCATCACCATGCAGAAGCAGCGGCAGAATGTGTTTGTAGGTTTCTTGACGCTCCATGCCTTCACCGTCGCGGAGGTAATCCTGACGTGCACGAACCATACCTTCGACGACGGGATTTACGGTTTCCAGATGGCTCGGATTGCATGAAAGCTGGATAATTAACTCGCGGCCGGCCTTCGTCACTTTCTTGCCGATTGCGCCCTGGTGATATTTCACATCGCCTTCATCGGCGGGGAAGTTGGGGTGCGATGTTCCCTCAAAAACTGTGAAGATGCGTTCGGCCATTTCACCGGTTTCCGGGTCGCCAATTATGTTGGATAGCACGTTCAGACGCCCGCGATGGGCCATTCCCATGTAGATCTCGTCCACACCGCGAGCGGAAGCTCCCTCAACAAGCTGGTCGAGCATCGGGATGACGGTTTCACAGCCTTCGAGCGAGAATCGTTTTTGCCCAAGATATTTTTTGTGAAGAAACTGTTCAAATTGCTCTGCCTCGATGAGTTTCTGAAGCAGTTCCTTCTTAGTCTCCACCGGCAGCGGTTGGGTGTCGACGAATTGTTCGCGAACCTTCTGCCGCATCCAGTTTTTCTGCTCGTTGCTCTGAATGTGACGGTATTCGATACCGACTTTTCCGCAGTAAGCTTTGCGCAATATCTCGATGATCCGTCTGAGCGTCGCAGTTTTCTCTCCATGCAGGCCGCCGGTGATGAATTCGCGGTCGAGGTCCCAGATCGTAAGGCCAAAGTTCTCGAGGTCGAGTTCCGAGGCGTGCTGCAGCGTCATTTTGAGCGGATCAATATCTGCAAGCAGGTGCCCGAGGGAACGATACGCGTTGATCATCTGCAGAACATTTGCCTGTTTCTCAACCTGTTCTCGATCGGCGCCAAAAAGGTTCGGGTTATAATCCTCAGCCCACCGCAGGGGCGGAAAGTTGATCTCGAAATCGGCAAAGATCGCGTCGTAAAAATTGTGACTTCCTTTCAGGAATTCGTGGATCTTCGCAAGGAACATTCCGCTTTCGGCTCCCTGGATCACGCGGTGATCATATGTACTCGTGATCGTCACGATACGGCTGATGCCGATCTGCGAAAGAGCAGCGTTGGTCATTGCCTGATACTCGGCCGGATATTCGATCGCACCGGTCGCAATTATCGCGCTTTGGCCGGCCATTAAACGGGGATTCGATGCGGCGGTTCCAATCGTTCCCGGATTCGTCAGCGATAAGGTAGTTCCCTGAAAATCAGAGATCTCAAGCTTACCCTCTCTCGCTTTCTTGACCTGTTGGTTATAAGCAGCGAAGAACTGGGCAAAATCCATCTGGTTCGCTCCCTTGATGTTGGGAACGAGCAAACTCCGCGAGCCGTCCTTTTTCTCTATATCGATCGCAATGCCGAGATTGACGTCCTCGTGTTCGAGCCGCGACGGAACCCCATTCGCTACTCCGTAGCCGTGATTCAGGTGCGGATAAGCCTTAACGGCCTGAACGATCGCCCAGGCAATGATGTGTGTGAACGAAACCTTACCGCGGCCCGAGGCGGCGAGGTGTTCGTTGATTATGCGTCGATTTTCCTCGAGAACCTTGACCGGAATGTTCCGAAAGCTTGTTGCTGTCGGAACGGTTAGGCTCTGCTCCATGTTCTCAACGATCTTTTTGCTCGGGCCAGTTATCGCTTTCGTCTCAGTATCAGCGGTTAACTGAACGGGTGCTGTTTGTTTTTCA
Encoded proteins:
- a CDS encoding prepilin-type N-terminal cleavage/methylation domain-containing protein, whose translation is MRKHTGSFDQGFSLIELLIVVVIIGIIAAIAIPNLMASRRSANEASAVSSVRVIFGAQATYRATEGNGFYADNLAQLSSSGIVDRSLGCAADPCVKSGYSFSIDQDPGSLGGTLPNWNVMAAPIVASGATQTGSLSFYCNEMGAIYYKLGGSPPVAGLGPGVRVPTDGSPLSN
- a CDS encoding CapA family protein, with translation MKHLRSTSITIIALVFSTLAVMACQPKIVGSEVPVNGEKPKAEATPKNTEPITVAAVGDIMLGSPFPNDSRMPPNDGVDMLKDVTPILSAADIAFGNLEGPITDTGVSAKCRPGSTKCFAFRVPTRYGKYLKAAGFDVMSVANNHAGDFGEVGRISTQKVLDEQGIKYAGSLQPPATIAYLDVKGKRVGFVAFGHNNGMPSINDLAGARSLVVEASKNADMVIVSFHGGAEGTDKQHVPNSSEIFLGENRGNLPAFTHTVIDAGADLVLGHGPHVMRGLEIYKDRLIAYSLGNFATYGWFQLAGETAMSMILETTLDAEGRFISGKINSVKLEGRGIPALEPTGASTRLVRSLSTADFGQNAPKIADDGTITR
- a CDS encoding multifunctional oxoglutarate decarboxylase/oxoglutarate dehydrogenase thiamine pyrophosphate-binding subunit/dihydrolipoyllysine-residue succinyltransferase subunit, with protein sequence MSEAFGSNATYVEGLLERYKTDPKLVDESWQTYFSELLAGGTPSTNGHSAAPAQQSAAAVTPEKQTAPVQLTADTETKAITGPSKKIVENMEQSLTVPTATSFRNIPVKVLEENRRIINEHLAASGRGKVSFTHIIAWAIVQAVKAYPHLNHGYGVANGVPSRLEHEDVNLGIAIDIEKKDGSRSLLVPNIKGANQMDFAQFFAAYNQQVKKAREGKLEISDFQGTTLSLTNPGTIGTAASNPRLMAGQSAIIATGAIEYPAEYQAMTNAALSQIGISRIVTITSTYDHRVIQGAESGMFLAKIHEFLKGSHNFYDAIFADFEINFPPLRWAEDYNPNLFGADREQVEKQANVLQMINAYRSLGHLLADIDPLKMTLQHASELDLENFGLTIWDLDREFITGGLHGEKTATLRRIIEILRKAYCGKVGIEYRHIQSNEQKNWMRQKVREQFVDTQPLPVETKKELLQKLIEAEQFEQFLHKKYLGQKRFSLEGCETVIPMLDQLVEGASARGVDEIYMGMAHRGRLNVLSNIIGDPETGEMAERIFTVFEGTSHPNFPADEGDVKYHQGAIGKKVTKAGRELIIQLSCNPSHLETVNPVVEGMVRARQDYLRDGEGMERQETYKHILPLLLHGDAAFAGQGVVMETLQLAGLPGYRTGGTIHMVINNQIGFTTSPGLSRSSIYSTDAAHTTQSPVFHINGDDPEAAYRVVQIVLDYRREFDKDVVLDLVGFRRLGHNEGDEPSYTQPVMYARVKAHPGTRHLYAQQLIREGVITESDLTAMTDRVVEKYEGILARAKEIAAKKPARAVLAAHPVDEDGSGVLETGVPAETLKRVSDKISLVPEDFNINPKMVGQLAKRAKMGAGEVPMDWGFGEAMAIGSLVLEGIPVRFSGQDSGRGTFSQRHASMYDTMTGDRWAPLNELRNESNPFARAYIFDSSLSEYGVLGFEYGYSVISQDHLVAWEAQFGDFSNGSQIMIDQYISAAEDKWQQKCRLVMLLPHGYEGQGPEHSSARLERYLQLCAENNLQVCYPTTPAQYFHLLRRQVKQDIVRPLIVMTPKSLLRLPAASSTMAELEHGGFQPVIDDARITDRSNVKRIVLCSGKVFYDLEAAREASDSTDVAVVRLEQFYPFPTSKLTEVLASYPNATEVVWTQEEPQNMGGWTFVEPRLRNILPAGKTIAYIGRAASASPATGSYAIHNLEQAQLVNGSLSIGTNSTFAATE